A genomic region of Miscanthus floridulus cultivar M001 chromosome 3, ASM1932011v1, whole genome shotgun sequence contains the following coding sequences:
- the LOC136544240 gene encoding uncharacterized protein, producing the protein MQDMYREQLWQKQGSPRELYPNVSNKDAPILPDLPVPNYECGFPTLMFQLRHPDIAARCFYTCNHFNDHERCFFFHWIDGPDKFDPRYLFFNNWWRGRHPREHFERWVPPPPNPPPMMAKEKHLAIVRRLEEPPLYDCGDRAMINPENMLEFVCTNKHESHGFVKCHFREWLYGPKNHWLEPKAKEKKKERIVIEAPPVMCECGVKANYGLVPLELGISHWCGHVVDYDESTRKCKWESYDGQAKFLDEIKAKQVIARKFGYGPQFVYLFIKDHIKKMHEFTRQCDFRNPIGVRCDKWGLERQKKVEEERARKEAREEARLQM; encoded by the exons atgcaagacatgtatcgggagcagttatggcaaAAACAGGGTagtcctagagaattataccctAACGTATCCAATAAAGATGCCCCCATCcttcctgacctccctgtccctaactatgaATGTGGTTTCCCTACCCTCATGTTTCAATTGAGACATCCAGACATAgctgcgcgttgcttctacacatgcaatcATTTTAAT gaccatgagaggtgctttttctttcattGGATCGATGgtccagacaagtttgacccaaggTACCTCTTTTTCAACAATTGGtggagagggagacatccacgtgagcacttcgagcggtgggttccacctccccctaaccccccaccaatgatggctaaggagaagcacctagccatagttagacgactcgaggaacctcctctgtatGATTGTGgtgatcgagctatgataaaccctgagaatatgttggagtttgtgtgtacCAACAAGCATGAAa GCCATGGATTTGTGAAGTGCCATTTTAGAgagtggctctatggtcctaagaatcattggctggagccaaaggcaaaggaaaagaagaaagaaaggatagTCAtcgaagcacctcctgtcatgtgcgaatgtggtgtcaAAGCCAACTACGGCctagtccctttggagcttggaataAGCCATTGGTGTGGCCAtgtggttgactatgatgag agcactaggaaatgcaagtgggaatcttatgatggtcaagctaagttcttggatgaaatcAAGGcaaagcaagtaattgcacgaaagtTTGGTTATGGACCTCAGTTCGTCTACCTCTTCATTAAAGACCACATAAAGAAGATGCATGAGTTTACTAGACAATGCGATTTTCGTAACCCGATCGGTGTTAGGTGCGACAAATGGGGGTTGGAGAGACAGAAGAAGGTAgaagaggagagggcaaggaaggaggcaagggaggaggcaagactacagatgtag